From Kineosporia succinea, the proteins below share one genomic window:
- a CDS encoding winged helix-turn-helix transcriptional regulator yields METPFGPPIDDEACDRSSLAEITAVFSKRWTGGVLLALSRGADRFGQIEGIVTGISARMLSARLRELEHHGLVARVVTPTVPVSVRYSLTARGRVVLATMQQLTPQPGRLEDASHVA; encoded by the coding sequence GTGGAAACTCCTTTCGGTCCCCCGATCGACGACGAGGCCTGCGACCGTTCCTCGCTGGCCGAGATCACCGCCGTGTTCAGCAAGCGCTGGACCGGGGGCGTGCTGCTCGCCCTCAGCCGCGGCGCCGACCGTTTCGGGCAGATCGAGGGCATCGTCACCGGCATCTCCGCCCGCATGCTCTCGGCGCGGCTGCGTGAGCTGGAGCACCACGGCCTGGTCGCGCGGGTGGTCACCCCGACCGTGCCGGTCTCGGTCCGCTACTCGCTCACGGCCCGGGGACGCGTCGTGCTGGCGACCATGCAGCAGCTCACGCCCCAGCCCGGTCGTCTTGAGGACGCCTCTCACGTCGCCTGA
- a CDS encoding LLM class flavin-dependent oxidoreductase, whose protein sequence is MPDYGHPIRFGTFITPTAANASRPGELAVLSEELGFDLVTFQDHPYQAGFLDTWTLLTWVAARTERIHLSGNVLNLPLRPPAVLARSAASLDLLSGGRVSLGLGAGAFWDAVEGMGGRRLTPGQAVDALSEAIDVMRGIWDAGERRPLRVDGEFHRVDGAKRGPAPAHTIPVWIGAYKPRMLRLTGRQGDGWLPSLPYLKPGDLAAGNKILDEEARAAGRDPAEIVRLLNISPNETADDLVRLALEEGASTFILASDDPRVLQAFSADVVPVVRERVAAARSASGVAEVVSVRTAAQKARRAEGIDYDGVPSSLAERAVEPADPAYARYRSGYLRGGAPGLVLRPQSIEQVSDAVLFASAHRDVPLGIFSAGHGLSGRSLNQGGLVIDVGALNRVEMVDAAGALVRVGPGALWVDVARELAPHGLAITSGDYGGVGVGGLATAGGVGWFAREHGLTVDLLRSVDVVLADGTVKHASEQENPDLFWAVRGAGANFGVAVSFTFEARPVEKVAFAQLVFDAADVPGFLTAWGAAIEAADRRVTGQVILGPPRGGRQVAQAMLLVNSSDPDTIVGILQPIADIAPLLDQSVALTTYDEVIGAFVSDAPQQAQGEPLSHSGNIGHLTPAFGREVEAMLAAGGSYFFSVRAVGGAVADVPADATAYAWRDANFSVAAFGSAPAGFDRYWDRLLPYFEGLYLSFETGTGPAALERAFPPAHLSRLRELKRRYDPTGLFRDNFFVPPA, encoded by the coding sequence ATGCCTGACTACGGCCACCCGATCCGGTTCGGGACCTTCATCACCCCCACGGCCGCGAACGCCTCCCGTCCCGGCGAGCTGGCCGTGCTCAGCGAGGAACTGGGCTTCGACCTGGTGACCTTCCAGGACCATCCCTACCAGGCCGGGTTCCTCGACACCTGGACGCTGCTGACCTGGGTCGCGGCCCGCACCGAGCGCATCCACCTGTCCGGCAACGTGCTCAACCTGCCGCTGCGCCCGCCCGCCGTGCTCGCCCGATCGGCCGCCAGTCTCGATCTGCTCAGTGGCGGCCGGGTGAGTCTCGGCCTCGGGGCCGGGGCGTTCTGGGACGCGGTCGAGGGGATGGGCGGCCGGCGGCTCACGCCCGGTCAGGCGGTCGACGCGCTGTCCGAGGCCATCGACGTGATGCGGGGGATCTGGGACGCGGGGGAGAGGCGGCCGTTGCGGGTCGACGGTGAGTTCCACCGGGTGGACGGGGCCAAGCGGGGACCGGCGCCGGCCCACACGATCCCGGTGTGGATCGGCGCGTACAAGCCGCGCATGCTGCGCCTGACCGGGCGGCAGGGTGACGGCTGGCTGCCCTCGCTGCCGTACCTGAAGCCCGGAGACCTGGCGGCGGGCAACAAGATTCTCGACGAGGAGGCCCGGGCCGCCGGGCGCGACCCGGCCGAGATCGTTCGCCTGCTGAACATCTCGCCGAACGAGACCGCCGACGACCTGGTGCGCCTGGCCCTCGAGGAGGGCGCGAGCACCTTCATCCTGGCCAGTGACGATCCGCGCGTGCTGCAGGCCTTCTCGGCGGACGTCGTGCCGGTGGTGCGCGAGCGGGTGGCTGCGGCCCGGTCGGCGAGCGGCGTGGCCGAGGTGGTGTCGGTGCGAACGGCGGCCCAGAAGGCCCGGCGGGCCGAGGGCATCGACTACGACGGGGTGCCGTCGTCGCTGGCCGAGCGGGCCGTCGAGCCCGCCGACCCGGCCTATGCGCGCTACCGCTCCGGGTATCTGCGGGGAGGTGCCCCGGGGCTCGTGCTGAGGCCGCAGTCGATCGAGCAGGTCTCCGACGCGGTGCTTTTCGCGAGCGCCCACCGGGACGTTCCGCTCGGTATCTTCAGCGCCGGGCACGGGCTGTCCGGGCGCTCGCTCAACCAGGGCGGTCTCGTCATCGACGTCGGCGCCCTCAATCGCGTCGAGATGGTGGACGCGGCGGGCGCTTTGGTACGGGTCGGTCCGGGTGCGCTCTGGGTGGACGTGGCCCGTGAACTCGCGCCGCACGGGCTGGCGATCACCAGTGGTGACTACGGTGGCGTCGGGGTCGGGGGTCTGGCCACGGCCGGTGGGGTGGGCTGGTTCGCCCGCGAGCACGGCCTGACCGTCGACCTGCTGCGCTCGGTCGACGTGGTGCTGGCCGACGGAACCGTGAAACACGCCTCGGAGCAGGAGAACCCGGACCTGTTCTGGGCGGTGCGCGGGGCCGGGGCCAACTTCGGGGTCGCGGTGTCGTTCACGTTCGAGGCCCGGCCGGTCGAGAAGGTGGCCTTCGCCCAGCTGGTCTTCGACGCCGCCGACGTGCCCGGTTTCCTGACGGCCTGGGGTGCGGCGATCGAGGCGGCCGACCGGCGCGTCACCGGGCAGGTCATCCTCGGCCCGCCGCGCGGTGGACGGCAGGTGGCCCAGGCGATGCTGCTGGTGAACTCCTCCGACCCGGACACGATCGTCGGGATCCTGCAGCCGATCGCCGACATCGCGCCGCTGCTCGACCAGTCCGTGGCCCTGACCACCTACGACGAGGTCATCGGGGCCTTCGTCAGCGACGCGCCGCAGCAGGCGCAGGGCGAGCCGCTCTCGCACTCCGGCAACATCGGGCACCTGACGCCGGCGTTCGGGCGCGAGGTCGAGGCGATGCTCGCGGCCGGGGGCTCGTACTTCTTCTCGGTGCGGGCGGTGGGTGGGGCGGTCGCCGACGTGCCCGCCGACGCCACGGCCTACGCCTGGCGGGACGCGAACTTCTCGGTGGCGGCGTTCGGTTCGGCCCCGGCCGGTTTCGACCGGTACTGGGACCGTCTGCTGCCGTACTTCGAGGGCCTGTACCTGAGCTTCGAGACCGGCACCGGCCCGGCGGCGCTGGAGCGGGCCTTCCCGCCGGCGCACCTGTCCCGGCTGCGGGAGCTGAAGCGCCGTTACGACCCGACCGGGCTATTCCGGGACAACTTCTTCGTCCCGCCGGCCTGA
- a CDS encoding DUF1905 domain-containing protein, protein MDFRFEAELIEWRGPAPYYFLPIPPEMVDAVREVAADVTYGWGMVPVEATIGASSWETSLWPREGGYLLPVRKWVQKAQTMDVGETATVGMRVVSRGGRAANGTGPTM, encoded by the coding sequence GTGGACTTCCGCTTCGAGGCCGAGCTGATCGAGTGGCGCGGCCCGGCGCCCTACTACTTCCTGCCGATCCCCCCTGAGATGGTGGACGCGGTGCGCGAGGTCGCGGCCGACGTCACCTACGGGTGGGGCATGGTTCCGGTCGAGGCGACGATCGGCGCGAGTTCCTGGGAGACCTCGCTGTGGCCCCGCGAGGGCGGCTACCTGCTGCCGGTGCGCAAGTGGGTGCAGAAGGCGCAGACGATGGACGTCGGCGAGACTGCCACGGTCGGGATGCGGGTGGTCTCGCGGGGCGGTCGGGCGGCGAACGGGACCGGCCCGACCATGTGA
- a CDS encoding putative bifunctional diguanylate cyclase/phosphodiesterase, producing the protein MRLDAGRRFLLVAALALGAYWLVPAGIPRSVLQAAIIAGSAVAALVAARLDRERRHVWLALALAMLAGAVADSIQAGYLARGEALPSPSWCDLFWTVKYVMAGAALVMLQHRRRFDVAGVLDTAVITAAGGLVLWVTGSSPLTGGLTGAEQLALIFPLASFALLALAMSLITCSPLPVNGLGVAALVVGVVAGLVGNVLYGASGILVTPQQRWYESLYLVGVVAWGYGSLRSATAPAPAANREARAFSPVRLLLTSGALMAVPAMLVYDKFHDSELNHVPLAIFPSFLFLLVPLRMSLATRELNASTRQRDAYRDDLVHQAAHDPLTDLPNRAYLMELLAAQLQRARRNGTTTAVLFVDLDFFKRVNDQLGHAAGDEVLRTVTERMKGVLRAGDVIGRQGGDEFVVLVDPVPPPAELMAVADRLVRAVSEPIMTAGGKASVGASIGIALCRDGRTDPEKLLQDADLAAYRAKSNGRGRAEVFDMALRTELEARAKLEADIRAGLADGQFELHYQPVMSVATGSLRSYEALIRWNHPERGLVPPAGFIPPAEESLLICEIGRWVLGTATRQLAGWIWDDPETHRGVTVSVNISARHLASPSLVDEVRQALHESGLEAARLVLEITETALMDEPTADAHLRDLRALGVTVSLDDFGTGYTSIGQLQKLQVDTLKIDQSFLHADDTPTQALVELMVTAAHAFSLDVVAEGVETREQLDRLADIGCELAQGYYLGRPKPARDTVVQAESLS; encoded by the coding sequence ATGCGTCTCGACGCCGGGCGGCGTTTCCTTCTCGTCGCGGCCCTCGCGCTCGGCGCGTACTGGCTGGTACCGGCCGGGATCCCCCGGTCTGTCCTGCAGGCCGCGATCATCGCCGGCTCGGCCGTGGCCGCCCTGGTGGCCGCCCGGCTGGACCGCGAACGACGGCACGTCTGGCTGGCTCTCGCGCTGGCGATGCTCGCCGGGGCCGTCGCCGACTCGATCCAGGCCGGCTACCTGGCCCGCGGCGAGGCGCTGCCGTCCCCGTCGTGGTGCGACCTGTTCTGGACGGTCAAGTACGTGATGGCCGGTGCGGCTCTGGTGATGCTGCAGCACCGGCGCCGGTTCGACGTGGCCGGGGTGCTCGACACCGCCGTGATCACCGCCGCGGGCGGCCTCGTGCTCTGGGTCACCGGCTCGAGCCCCCTCACCGGCGGCCTGACCGGCGCCGAGCAGCTCGCCCTGATCTTCCCCCTGGCCTCGTTCGCCCTCCTGGCCCTGGCGATGTCGCTCATCACCTGCTCCCCCCTGCCCGTGAACGGACTGGGCGTGGCCGCCCTCGTGGTCGGAGTGGTCGCCGGGCTGGTGGGCAACGTGCTCTACGGGGCCTCCGGGATCCTCGTCACGCCGCAGCAGCGCTGGTACGAGTCGCTGTACCTGGTCGGTGTCGTCGCCTGGGGCTACGGGTCACTGCGCTCCGCCACCGCCCCGGCCCCCGCCGCCAACCGGGAGGCCCGGGCGTTCTCCCCGGTCCGGCTGCTCCTGACCAGCGGGGCGCTGATGGCCGTGCCCGCGATGCTGGTGTACGACAAGTTCCACGACTCCGAGCTGAACCACGTGCCGCTCGCGATCTTCCCGAGTTTCCTGTTCCTGCTCGTGCCGCTGCGGATGTCGCTGGCCACCCGCGAGCTGAATGCCTCGACCCGGCAGCGCGACGCCTATCGCGACGACCTCGTGCACCAGGCCGCGCACGACCCGCTCACCGACCTGCCCAACCGCGCCTACCTGATGGAGCTCCTGGCCGCCCAGCTGCAACGGGCCCGGCGCAACGGCACGACCACCGCCGTGCTGTTCGTCGACCTGGACTTCTTCAAACGCGTCAACGACCAGCTCGGGCACGCCGCCGGCGACGAGGTGCTGCGCACGGTCACCGAGCGGATGAAGGGCGTGCTGCGCGCCGGGGACGTGATCGGGCGGCAGGGCGGTGACGAGTTCGTGGTGCTCGTCGACCCGGTGCCGCCCCCGGCCGAGCTGATGGCCGTCGCCGACCGCCTGGTGCGGGCCGTCAGCGAGCCGATCATGACCGCCGGCGGCAAGGCCTCGGTGGGCGCCAGCATCGGCATCGCACTGTGCCGCGACGGCCGGACCGATCCCGAGAAACTGCTCCAGGACGCCGATCTCGCCGCCTACCGGGCCAAGAGCAACGGACGCGGGCGGGCCGAGGTGTTCGACATGGCGCTGCGCACCGAGCTCGAGGCCCGCGCCAAGCTGGAGGCCGACATCCGGGCCGGGCTGGCCGACGGGCAGTTCGAGCTGCACTACCAGCCGGTGATGAGCGTGGCCACGGGCAGCCTGCGCTCGTACGAGGCGCTGATCCGCTGGAACCACCCCGAACGCGGCCTGGTGCCCCCGGCCGGCTTCATCCCGCCCGCCGAGGAGAGCCTGCTGATCTGCGAGATCGGCCGCTGGGTGCTCGGTACCGCGACCCGGCAGCTGGCCGGGTGGATCTGGGACGATCCCGAGACCCATCGCGGCGTGACCGTCTCGGTGAACATCTCGGCCCGGCACCTGGCCTCGCCGTCGCTCGTCGACGAGGTGCGCCAGGCCCTGCACGAGAGCGGTCTCGAGGCCGCCCGGCTGGTGCTCGAGATCACCGAGACCGCCCTGATGGACGAGCCCACCGCCGACGCCCACCTGCGCGACCTGCGGGCCCTCGGCGTCACGGTCAGCCTCGACGACTTCGGCACCGGTTACACCAGCATCGGCCAGCTGCAGAAGCTCCAGGTCGACACCCTGAAGATCGACCAGAGCTTCCTGCACGCCGACGACACGCCCACCCAGGCCCTGGTCGAGCTCATGGTCACCGCCGCCCACGCGTTCAGCCTCGACGTGGTCGCCGAGGGCGTGGAGACCCGCGAACAGCTCGACCGGCTCGCGGACATCGGCTGCGAACTCGCGCAGGGGTACTACCTGGGCCGGCCCAAACCGGCCCGCGACACCGTGGTGCAGGCCGAGAGCCTGAGCTGA
- a CDS encoding PucR family transcriptional regulator — protein sequence MPHLSVADVLQLPVVRQGGPVVLAGHAGLERPLRWVHATELADIAPLLRPGDLVLTTGVGLPADDALGDFARSLHEAECAGLIVEYGRRWYGSLPAALVGACGELDLPLVALTHETRFAAVIQTVGELVVDRQLAELRDAERVHETFTELSSGEAGPAEVLDAVGRLAAAPVVLENEQHRPLDFRPGPDGSHGFLDGWPARSARVVITGRTGWDEGNGWLVTRLGTRERSWGRLVIGSPERPPQRLVAVAERAAASLALHRLHDRDRDNLTRRRHHELLVTLQAGPPSDEVLRRCELAGLPVERRRFAGLVFRPARVGAGRPDLDDVVASVVHSARVPVLVCEIDREVRVLVSMPHSADEGATIDRLAERVAQRHAVVACAGRAVSSPDSIDRTLLEARQVADSLSTPGQGPRVHRLEDVHLRGLLTLLGTDDRLRLFVDRELRALREYDATAAAPLTPVLRALLEHPAGKSTAAAALHLSRAAFYDRLARLQKVLGLDLDDPGIRVSLHVALVADELARRRPEG from the coding sequence GTGCCCCACCTGAGCGTCGCCGACGTGCTGCAGCTGCCGGTCGTGCGGCAGGGCGGCCCGGTGGTGCTGGCCGGCCACGCCGGGCTGGAGCGGCCGCTGCGCTGGGTGCACGCGACCGAGCTGGCCGACATCGCACCGCTGCTGCGGCCCGGTGACCTGGTGCTGACGACCGGCGTCGGGCTGCCGGCCGACGACGCCCTGGGGGACTTCGCCCGGAGCCTGCACGAGGCCGAGTGTGCCGGGCTGATCGTCGAGTACGGACGCCGCTGGTACGGGTCGCTGCCCGCCGCCCTGGTCGGGGCGTGCGGTGAACTGGATCTGCCGCTGGTCGCCCTCACCCACGAGACCCGGTTCGCCGCCGTGATCCAGACGGTGGGCGAGCTGGTGGTCGACCGGCAGCTCGCCGAACTGCGCGATGCCGAGCGGGTGCACGAGACGTTCACCGAGCTGAGTTCGGGCGAGGCCGGGCCCGCGGAGGTGCTGGACGCGGTCGGCCGGCTGGCGGCGGCGCCCGTGGTGCTGGAGAACGAGCAGCACCGGCCGCTGGACTTCCGGCCCGGGCCGGACGGGTCGCACGGGTTCCTGGACGGCTGGCCCGCCCGGTCGGCGCGGGTCGTGATCACCGGGCGCACCGGCTGGGACGAGGGCAACGGCTGGCTGGTCACCCGGCTCGGCACGCGGGAGCGGTCGTGGGGACGCCTGGTGATCGGCTCGCCGGAGCGTCCGCCGCAGCGGCTGGTCGCGGTGGCCGAACGGGCCGCCGCGTCGCTGGCCCTGCACCGTCTGCACGACCGCGACCGTGACAACCTGACCCGCCGCCGGCACCACGAGCTGCTGGTCACGCTGCAGGCCGGGCCGCCCTCCGACGAGGTGCTGCGACGCTGCGAGCTGGCCGGGCTGCCGGTGGAGCGGCGGCGGTTCGCCGGGCTGGTGTTCCGCCCGGCGCGGGTCGGGGCCGGGCGGCCGGACCTGGACGACGTGGTGGCCTCGGTGGTGCACAGCGCCCGGGTTCCGGTGCTGGTGTGCGAGATCGACCGGGAGGTGCGGGTTCTGGTGTCGATGCCCCACTCCGCCGACGAGGGGGCCACGATCGACCGGCTGGCCGAGCGGGTGGCGCAGCGGCACGCGGTGGTGGCCTGCGCCGGGCGGGCCGTGTCGTCACCCGACTCCATCGACCGCACGCTGCTGGAGGCCCGGCAGGTCGCCGACTCGCTGAGCACACCGGGCCAGGGCCCGCGGGTGCACCGGCTCGAGGACGTGCACCTGCGCGGCCTTCTCACCCTGCTGGGCACCGACGACCGGCTGCGGCTGTTCGTGGACCGCGAGCTGCGGGCGCTGCGCGAGTACGACGCCACCGCCGCGGCGCCCCTGACCCCGGTGCTGCGCGCGCTGCTCGAGCACCCGGCGGGCAAGTCGACCGCGGCCGCGGCGCTGCACCTGTCGCGGGCCGCGTTCTACGACCGGCTGGCCCGGCTGCAGAAGGTGCTGGGGCTCGACCTCGACGATCCCGGCATCCGGGTCTCGCTGCACGTGGCGCTGGTGGCCGACGAGCTCGCGCGGCGGCGCCCGGAGGGGTGA
- a CDS encoding GGDEF domain-containing protein — MTGRGAEPVNLPATLTAPARPAENLHMPGPRTSLRAACLAGTPSAVLILSLAFLDPARDLAVVIYTLSVATSGGLLVFAVSRLPVHARRPWYWLLAMQTAALAGEIYSGVLQFGDGDAWATPVDVLYISSYLFTACGVVALDRQRNHRPPFGGMLDAAIVTAAAAVLALVFVILPLLADTSETVASRITGSLYPLMDVLLVFLVARLLVASPGRSAVAYWVVAAISCSLVADISMNVILLTGGSTDFPRWMNMVWACFYAFVGASAVCAGRGGEVVRAPAIDGSGLTVPRLAVLALAAGMPLAVLITRMSFGEYEGAVLLGIGSLLLLIMVIARIYDLLQELRRQSEQMALMARTDPLTGVANRRSWDFELARTMAAARGSGRMLLVGLLDLDHFKRYNDTFGHQAGDELLREAARAWSVAVGPTGRIARWGGEEFAVALSCSGVEEGLHVLDELRRLVPYQQTCSIGVARWNGTDDAATLLQQADTALYEAKGSGRNRTVLAAVTVEVA; from the coding sequence GTGACCGGACGCGGGGCCGAACCGGTCAATCTCCCGGCGACACTGACAGCCCCGGCCCGCCCGGCCGAGAACCTGCACATGCCGGGGCCGAGAACGAGCCTGCGGGCGGCCTGCCTGGCGGGCACGCCCAGCGCCGTGCTGATCCTGTCCCTGGCCTTCCTCGACCCGGCGCGCGACCTCGCCGTCGTGATCTACACGCTGTCCGTGGCCACGTCCGGCGGCCTGCTCGTGTTCGCCGTGAGCCGCCTGCCCGTCCACGCCCGCCGCCCCTGGTACTGGCTCCTGGCCATGCAGACCGCCGCCCTGGCCGGTGAGATCTACTCCGGCGTGCTGCAGTTCGGCGACGGCGACGCCTGGGCCACCCCCGTCGACGTGCTCTACATCAGCTCGTACCTGTTCACCGCCTGCGGCGTGGTCGCCCTCGACCGGCAGCGCAATCACCGCCCACCCTTCGGCGGCATGCTCGACGCCGCCATCGTCACCGCCGCCGCCGCGGTGCTCGCGCTGGTGTTCGTCATCCTGCCCCTGCTCGCCGACACCTCCGAGACCGTCGCCTCCCGCATCACCGGCAGCCTCTACCCCCTGATGGACGTGCTGCTCGTCTTCCTCGTCGCCCGCCTGCTCGTCGCCAGCCCGGGCCGGTCCGCCGTGGCCTACTGGGTCGTGGCCGCGATCAGCTGCTCACTGGTCGCCGACATCTCGATGAACGTCATCCTGCTCACCGGTGGGAGCACCGACTTCCCGCGCTGGATGAACATGGTCTGGGCCTGCTTCTACGCCTTCGTCGGCGCCTCGGCCGTCTGCGCCGGGCGCGGCGGGGAGGTGGTGCGCGCCCCCGCCATCGACGGCAGCGGCCTGACCGTGCCCCGGCTCGCCGTGCTCGCGCTCGCGGCCGGCATGCCCCTGGCCGTGCTCATCACCCGGATGTCGTTCGGCGAGTACGAGGGCGCCGTGCTGCTCGGCATCGGCTCGCTCCTCCTGCTGATCATGGTGATCGCCCGGATCTACGACCTGCTGCAGGAACTGCGCCGGCAGTCCGAGCAGATGGCGCTGATGGCCCGCACCGACCCGCTCACCGGCGTGGCCAACCGGCGCTCCTGGGACTTCGAGCTGGCCCGCACCATGGCCGCCGCCCGCGGGAGCGGCCGGATGCTCCTCGTCGGGCTGCTCGACCTCGACCACTTCAAGCGCTACAACGACACCTTCGGCCACCAGGCCGGTGACGAGCTGCTGCGGGAGGCCGCCCGGGCCTGGAGCGTGGCCGTCGGCCCGACCGGCCGGATCGCCCGCTGGGGCGGTGAGGAGTTCGCCGTCGCGCTGAGCTGTTCGGGCGTCGAGGAGGGCCTGCACGTGCTCGACGAACTGCGCCGCCTCGTGCCCTACCAGCAGACCTGCTCGATCGGCGTGGCCCGCTGGAACGGCACCGACGACGCGGCGACCCTGCTCCAGCAGGCCGACACCGCGCTCTACGAGGCCAAGGGGTCCGGCCGTAATCGCACCGTGCTGGCAGCGGTCACGGTCGAGGTGGCCTGA
- a CDS encoding CoA-acylating methylmalonate-semialdehyde dehydrogenase: MSADITHWADGRAFTGSSQQWAPVTNPATGAESGRVALASEADAAAVIASAVRAQPAWGDTSLARRTQVLFAFRELLNARRAELAAIITAEHGKVLSDALGEVARGLEVVEFACGISHLLKGGHTEGASTGVDVHSKRVPLGVVGVISPFNFPAMVPMWFFPVAIAAGNAVVLKPSEKDPSSSIWLARLWKEAGLPDGVFNVLQGDKVAVDALLTSPDVQAISFVGSTPIASYVYETASRHGKRVQALGGAKNHMVVLPDADLDLAADAAVSAGYGSAGERCMAISVLVAVDSIADDLVARVAERTRTLLIGDGGPGFDREADMGPLVTKAHRDRVAGLIGDGESAGAKVVVDGRTVQARGEADGFWLGPTLFDNVTADMDIYREEIFGPVLSVVRVATYAEAVELINANPYGNGTAVFTNDGGAARRFEKDVNVGMIGVNVPVPVPVAYYSFGGWKRSLFGDTHAHGVEGVHFFTRGKVVTTRWIDPANRPSGGLQLGFPQND; the protein is encoded by the coding sequence ATGAGCGCAGACATCACGCACTGGGCCGACGGCCGCGCCTTCACCGGCTCGTCCCAGCAGTGGGCCCCGGTCACGAACCCCGCCACCGGCGCCGAGAGCGGACGCGTCGCCCTGGCCTCCGAGGCGGACGCCGCCGCCGTCATCGCCTCCGCCGTGCGGGCCCAGCCGGCCTGGGGCGACACCTCGCTGGCCCGCCGCACCCAGGTGCTCTTCGCCTTCCGTGAGCTGCTCAACGCCCGCCGGGCCGAACTCGCCGCGATCATCACCGCCGAGCACGGCAAGGTGCTCTCCGACGCTCTCGGCGAGGTCGCGCGCGGCCTCGAGGTCGTCGAGTTCGCCTGCGGCATCAGCCATCTGCTCAAGGGTGGCCACACCGAGGGGGCCTCCACCGGCGTCGACGTGCACTCCAAGCGCGTGCCCCTGGGCGTCGTCGGCGTGATCAGCCCGTTCAACTTCCCGGCCATGGTCCCGATGTGGTTCTTCCCCGTGGCCATCGCCGCCGGCAACGCCGTGGTGCTCAAACCCAGTGAGAAGGACCCTTCCTCGTCGATCTGGCTGGCGCGGTTGTGGAAGGAGGCCGGTCTGCCCGACGGCGTGTTCAACGTGCTGCAGGGCGACAAGGTCGCCGTCGACGCGCTGCTCACCTCACCCGACGTGCAGGCCATCAGCTTCGTCGGGTCCACGCCGATCGCCTCCTACGTCTACGAGACCGCCTCGAGGCACGGCAAACGCGTGCAGGCCCTCGGTGGGGCGAAGAACCACATGGTGGTGCTGCCTGACGCCGATCTCGACCTCGCCGCCGACGCCGCCGTGAGCGCGGGCTACGGCAGTGCGGGCGAACGCTGCATGGCCATCAGCGTTCTCGTGGCCGTCGACTCCATTGCGGACGACCTGGTCGCCCGGGTCGCGGAACGCACCCGAACGCTGCTGATCGGTGACGGGGGGCCGGGTTTCGATCGCGAGGCGGACATGGGCCCCCTGGTCACCAAGGCGCACCGCGACCGGGTGGCCGGCCTGATCGGTGACGGCGAGTCCGCGGGGGCCAAGGTCGTCGTCGACGGGCGCACGGTGCAGGCCCGCGGTGAGGCCGACGGGTTCTGGCTCGGGCCGACGCTTTTCGACAACGTCACCGCCGACATGGACATCTACCGCGAGGAGATCTTCGGCCCGGTGCTCTCGGTCGTGCGGGTCGCCACCTACGCCGAGGCGGTCGAGCTGATCAACGCCAACCCCTACGGCAACGGCACGGCCGTGTTCACCAACGACGGCGGCGCCGCGCGCCGCTTCGAGAAGGACGTGAACGTCGGCATGATCGGCGTCAACGTGCCGGTTCCGGTTCCGGTGGCCTACTACTCGTTCGGCGGCTGGAAGCGCTCGCTGTTCGGCGACACCCATGCGCACGGCGTCGAGGGCGTGCACTTCTTCACCCGGGGCAAGGTCGTCACGACCCGCTGGATCGACCCGGCCAACCGTCCGTCCGGGGGCCTGCAGCTCGGCTTCCCGCAGAACGACTAG